A genome region from Dolichospermum compactum NIES-806 includes the following:
- a CDS encoding TEK-like protein produces MKATSNKVLKAAAIASLLAGGAVAGSFINAESAQADPQSSKVSGALTSVLSNGVTNSFAAEVVLPQESITSTGVVTMNVTYSSVAGDASQVAIGTANMSAGNTTYAAQTVEAATARAIDAAAGNTRYGDINGIVKSFQSGGLD; encoded by the coding sequence ATGAAAGCAACATCTAACAAAGTATTAAAAGCTGCTGCCATTGCTTCTCTCTTAGCAGGTGGAGCAGTTGCAGGTTCATTCATCAATGCTGAGTCCGCTCAAGCTGATCCTCAATCTTCCAAAGTATCCGGTGCGCTGACTAGTGTTTTATCCAATGGTGTAACCAATAGCTTTGCTGCTGAAGTTGTACTGCCACAGGAGTCTATAACCTCCACTGGTGTAGTCACAATGAATGTTACCTATAGTTCAGTAGCTGGTGATGCCAGCCAAGTTGCGATTGGAACAGCAAACATGAGCGCTGGTAATACAACTTATGCTGCCCAGACAGTTGAAGCTGCCACTGCTCGTGCAATTGATGCTGCTGCTGGTAACACTAGATATGGTGACATTAACGGTATCGTTAAATCTTTTCAAAGTGGTGGGTTGGACTAG
- a CDS encoding TEK-like protein → MKTSNKVLKAAAIASLLAGGAVAGSFINAESAQADPQSSKVSGALTSVLSNGVTNSFAAEVVLPQESITSTGAVTMNVTYSSVAGDASQVAITAASMTAGNVTYSAMTVEAATARAIDAARSATRYGDINGIVKSFQSGGLD, encoded by the coding sequence ATGAAAACATCTAACAAAGTATTAAAAGCTGCTGCCATTGCTTCTCTCTTAGCAGGTGGAGCAGTTGCAGGTTCATTCATCAATGCTGAGTCCGCTCAAGCTGATCCTCAATCTTCCAAAGTATCCGGTGCGCTGACTAGTGTTTTATCCAATGGTGTAACCAATAGCTTTGCTGCTGAAGTTGTACTGCCACAGGAGTCTATAACCTCCACTGGTGCAGTCACAATGAATGTTACCTATAGTTCAGTAGCTGGTGATGCCAGCCAAGTTGCGATTACAGCAGCAAGCATGACCGCTGGTAATGTAACTTATTCTGCCATGACAGTTGAAGCTGCCACTGCTCGTGCAATTGATGCTGCTCGTTCTGCAACTAGATATGGTGACATTAACGGTATCGTTAAATCCTTTCAAAGTGGTGGGTTGGACTAG